A single Augochlora pura isolate Apur16 chromosome 2, APUR_v2.2.1, whole genome shotgun sequence DNA region contains:
- the LOC144477546 gene encoding uncharacterized protein LOC144477546 isoform X1 produces MGIKHLLNMKVFVVTVFLALIATTYAGYISSGWSSGGGGGGWSGGGGGGGWKSGGGGGGWSGGGGGWSGGGGGGKIIKVITVSGGGGGWPSGGGGGWPSGGGGGWSGGGGGGWPSGGGGGWKLGGGGGGWSGGGGGDADSKESR; encoded by the exons GTGTTCGTCGTTACCGTCTTCCTGGCGCTCATAGCCACCACCTATG CCGGTTACATAAGCAGCGGCTGGTCCAGTGGCGGTGGAGGTGGTGGCTGgtccggcggcggcggtggcggcggctgGAAGTCGggaggcggcggaggaggatggtccggtggtggtggtggctggtccggcggcggtggtggcggaAAGATCATCAAGGTGATCACCGTTAGCGGAGGAGGCGGTGGATGGCCCagcggtggtggcggtggaTGGCCcagcggtggcggcggcggatgGTCCGGTGGTGGAGGCGGTGGATGGCCCAGCGGCGGCGGAGGTGGATGGAAACTGggaggcggcggtggtggATGGAGCGGCGGCGGTGGAGGTG ATGCGGATAGCAAAGAATCAAGATAG
- the LOC144477546 gene encoding uncharacterized protein LOC144477546 isoform X2 has protein sequence MGIKHLLNMKVFVVTVFLALIATTYAGYISSGWSSGGGGGGWSGGGGGGGWKSGGGGGGWSGGGGGWSGGGGGGKIIKVITVSGGGGGWPSGGGGGWPSGGGGGWSGGGGGGWPSGGGGGWKLGGGGGGWSGGGGDADSKESR, from the exons GTGTTCGTCGTTACCGTCTTCCTGGCGCTCATAGCCACCACCTATG CCGGTTACATAAGCAGCGGCTGGTCCAGTGGCGGTGGAGGTGGTGGCTGgtccggcggcggcggtggcggcggctgGAAGTCGggaggcggcggaggaggatggtccggtggtggtggtggctggtccggcggcggtggtggcggaAAGATCATCAAGGTGATCACCGTTAGCGGAGGAGGCGGTGGATGGCCCagcggtggtggcggtggaTGGCCcagcggtggcggcggcggatgGTCCGGTGGTGGAGGCGGTGGATGGCCCAGCGGCGGCGGAGGTGGATGGAAACTGggaggcggcggtggtggATGGAGCGGCGGCGGTGGAG ATGCGGATAGCAAAGAATCAAGATAG
- the LOC144477546 gene encoding uncharacterized protein LOC144477546 isoform X3: MGIKHLLNMKVFVVTVFLALIATTYAGYISSGWSSGGGGGGWSGGGGGGGWKSGGGGGGWSGGGGGWSGGGGGGKIIKVITVSGGGGGWPSGGGGGWPSGGGGGWSGGGGGGWPSGGGGGWKLGGGGGGWSGGGGGGWW; encoded by the exons GTGTTCGTCGTTACCGTCTTCCTGGCGCTCATAGCCACCACCTATG CCGGTTACATAAGCAGCGGCTGGTCCAGTGGCGGTGGAGGTGGTGGCTGgtccggcggcggcggtggcggcggctgGAAGTCGggaggcggcggaggaggatggtccggtggtggtggtggctggtccggcggcggtggtggcggaAAGATCATCAAGGTGATCACCGTTAGCGGAGGAGGCGGTGGATGGCCCagcggtggtggcggtggaTGGCCcagcggtggcggcggcggatgGTCCGGTGGTGGAGGCGGTGGATGGCCCAGCGGCGGCGGAGGTGGATGGAAACTGggaggcggcggtggtggATGGAGCGGCGGCGGTGGAGGTG gCTGGTGGTAA